In Streptomyces capitiformicae, one genomic interval encodes:
- a CDS encoding type II toxin-antitoxin system RelE/ParE family toxin, whose product MEEQWDVYLTDEVDQWPHDLEKSDADSYVLVNQTIWILACHGPAEGRPLVDRIKGSALHNLKELRPGSSGRSEVRVLFMFDPWRSAILLVAGDKAGNWNAWYGEAIPLAERRYAEYVADRRRESGK is encoded by the coding sequence GTGGAAGAGCAGTGGGACGTCTACCTGACCGACGAGGTGGATCAGTGGCCGCACGACCTGGAGAAGTCGGATGCGGACTCGTACGTCCTCGTGAACCAGACGATCTGGATCCTCGCCTGCCACGGACCTGCCGAGGGCCGTCCGCTCGTGGACCGGATCAAGGGATCGGCTCTGCACAACCTCAAGGAGCTCCGTCCCGGATCCTCGGGTCGGAGCGAGGTACGTGTCCTGTTCATGTTCGATCCCTGGCGCTCCGCGATCCTGCTGGTGGCCGGAGACAAGGCCGGGAACTGGAACGCCTGGTACGGCGAGGCGATTCCGCTCGCCGAGCGTCGGTACGCGGAGTACGTGGCTGACCGTAGGAGGGAGTCGGGGAAGTGA
- a CDS encoding helix-turn-helix domain-containing protein encodes MNGHVRWSASGHRERAEELSGGRDAFIEGTERMLAEARAWRLVDMRQERRFTQAQVAERMGVSKGRISQIESGQVSGTDVVARYIEALGGSLIMVAVFGDGELRKVG; translated from the coding sequence GTGAACGGACACGTCAGGTGGTCGGCGAGCGGGCATCGGGAGCGGGCGGAGGAACTGTCCGGCGGTCGGGATGCGTTCATCGAAGGTACCGAGCGCATGCTCGCCGAGGCCCGTGCCTGGCGGTTGGTCGACATGCGACAGGAACGCCGCTTCACCCAGGCTCAGGTGGCTGAGCGTATGGGAGTGAGCAAGGGGAGGATCTCGCAGATCGAGAGCGGCCAGGTCTCCGGCACGGACGTCGTGGCGAGGTACATCGAGGCGCTGGGCGGGAGCCTCATCATGGTGGCGGTCTTCGGCGACGGGGAGTTGCGCAAGGTCGGGTGA
- a CDS encoding MGH1-like glycoside hydrolase domain-containing protein: MRSPSRRRRSSRALAALCGSVLSISLLSVGPGASPALAADDPNAVALDKDAILAANQLDEREWYKDNIPFLDTPDDDIDEVYYYRWSTFKRALRYTVPGTGYVSTEYDVPIGYAGNPYTALPDATGYHLLDGRWLHNRDYAGDYLDFWLRGAGNSGVRNFSEWITSAAYQRYLVTGDAAQIKSALPHLIALYKRWDSNFTNDITVNGTASTSDLYHQTPLSDATEYTETSMHSSNWFSGGRGYRPTINAYMFSAAQAISKIATMNGDTATANEYDAKAAQLKAAVQNSLWDPQRNFFMQVYNTDATNGTLKQTRTTWREAMGFAPWAFNLPDAQYSSAWKYLTDSKRFKAPFGPTTLERVHDFEAEQATRNRANLFNSSTASNGSYVGQIDFDDSHVTFTVDAPGAGTYPVTVHYANGTTSTSTHKLIVNDDTANPITVSYAPTGAWQKFSESQSVTVQVPMKAGANTLKFAKGTGFAELDRITANPYFNYQAIPAVQKRDDANCCHWNGPSWPYQTSQILTGLANLLQDYPAQNFVTKADYQTMLAQFADLQHKDGKPYVAEAANGDTGEWIYDGFNFSEHYNHSSFNDLVLSGLLGIKPQANNTLVLKPLVPSGWDYFAVESLPYHGHTYSIRWDRDGSHYGKGSGLQIFQDGQRIHQSSTIGATTTVNVATPVTPAQPTRLMNVAANPLTAEQDWLGRAITQPYPKAFASYTNTVSNGPHCHSGQTCKPTTFDAPLRATDGWIRYDKIPDDRWTNSGSPNATDHLGVDLGAPRKINEVKFYTYDDGVNIRVPASYTVQYLNNGSWVNVPSQTKSPATPVANNANEVTFPTITTSQFRVVFTPQAGKFVGVTELESWYPETPQVKISNRNSGLELGIAGSSIAPGGAVQQQTADNTANHWWKIVPAENGYYKIFNTNSGRVLGINGGSTTAGATALQWGDTLTADHLWSVVDAGGGYAKLVNKKSGLVLGIDGMSKTSGAQALQWDDNGTADHLWRIVAEDGSTPFTS, translated from the coding sequence ATGCGTTCCCCCTCCAGACGTAGACGTAGCAGCCGCGCTCTGGCCGCCCTGTGCGGCTCGGTGTTGTCCATCAGCCTGTTGTCGGTGGGCCCGGGAGCGAGCCCGGCGCTGGCCGCCGACGACCCCAACGCGGTCGCGCTGGACAAGGACGCGATCCTCGCCGCGAACCAGCTCGACGAGCGCGAGTGGTACAAGGACAACATCCCGTTCCTCGACACCCCCGACGACGACATCGACGAGGTCTACTACTACCGCTGGAGCACCTTCAAGCGCGCCCTCCGCTACACCGTGCCGGGCACGGGGTACGTGTCGACCGAGTACGACGTGCCGATCGGGTACGCCGGGAACCCGTACACCGCGCTCCCGGACGCGACCGGCTACCACCTGCTGGACGGGCGCTGGCTGCACAACCGCGACTACGCCGGTGACTACCTCGACTTCTGGCTGCGCGGGGCGGGCAACTCGGGCGTACGGAACTTCAGCGAGTGGATCACGAGCGCCGCGTACCAGCGCTATCTCGTGACCGGGGACGCCGCGCAGATCAAGTCGGCCCTCCCCCATCTCATCGCGCTGTACAAGCGGTGGGACTCGAACTTCACCAACGACATCACGGTCAACGGCACGGCCTCGACCAGCGACCTGTACCACCAGACCCCGCTGTCCGACGCCACGGAGTACACCGAGACGTCGATGCACAGCAGCAACTGGTTCAGCGGTGGCCGCGGCTACCGGCCCACGATCAACGCGTACATGTTCAGCGCCGCCCAGGCGATCAGCAAGATCGCCACCATGAACGGCGACACCGCTACCGCGAACGAGTACGACGCGAAGGCCGCGCAGCTCAAGGCCGCCGTGCAGAACTCGCTCTGGGACCCGCAGCGCAACTTCTTCATGCAGGTCTACAACACGGACGCCACCAACGGCACGCTGAAGCAGACCAGGACGACCTGGCGCGAGGCGATGGGCTTCGCGCCCTGGGCGTTCAACCTGCCCGACGCGCAGTACTCGTCGGCGTGGAAGTACCTGACCGACTCCAAGCGGTTCAAGGCGCCGTTCGGGCCTACGACGCTGGAGCGGGTGCACGACTTCGAGGCCGAGCAGGCCACCCGCAACCGGGCGAACCTGTTCAACTCGTCGACGGCCTCGAACGGTTCGTACGTCGGGCAGATCGACTTCGACGACAGCCACGTCACGTTCACCGTGGACGCGCCCGGCGCCGGGACGTACCCCGTGACCGTCCACTACGCCAACGGCACGACCAGCACCTCGACCCACAAGCTCATCGTCAACGACGACACCGCGAACCCGATCACGGTCAGCTACGCGCCCACCGGCGCCTGGCAGAAGTTCTCCGAGTCGCAGTCCGTGACCGTGCAGGTCCCCATGAAGGCCGGGGCCAACACTCTGAAGTTCGCCAAGGGCACGGGCTTCGCCGAGCTCGACCGGATCACCGCGAACCCGTACTTCAACTACCAGGCGATACCCGCCGTGCAGAAGCGCGACGACGCCAACTGCTGCCACTGGAACGGCCCGAGCTGGCCGTACCAGACGAGCCAGATCCTGACGGGCCTCGCGAACCTGCTCCAGGACTACCCCGCCCAGAACTTCGTCACCAAGGCCGACTACCAGACGATGCTGGCCCAGTTCGCCGACCTCCAGCACAAGGACGGCAAGCCGTACGTCGCCGAGGCCGCCAACGGTGACACCGGCGAGTGGATCTACGACGGGTTCAACTTCAGCGAGCACTACAACCACTCCAGCTTCAACGACCTGGTGCTGAGCGGTCTGCTGGGCATCAAGCCACAGGCCAACAACACGCTGGTGCTGAAGCCGCTGGTCCCGTCGGGATGGGACTACTTCGCGGTGGAGAGCCTGCCGTACCACGGGCACACGTACTCGATCCGCTGGGACCGGGACGGCTCGCACTACGGCAAGGGCAGCGGCCTGCAGATCTTCCAGGACGGGCAGCGCATCCACCAGTCGTCGACGATCGGCGCCACCACGACCGTGAACGTGGCCACCCCGGTCACCCCGGCGCAGCCGACGCGCCTGATGAACGTCGCCGCCAACCCGCTGACCGCCGAGCAGGACTGGCTGGGTCGCGCGATCACGCAGCCGTACCCGAAGGCGTTCGCCTCCTACACCAACACCGTCTCCAACGGCCCGCACTGCCACAGCGGCCAGACCTGCAAGCCGACGACCTTCGACGCCCCGCTGCGGGCGACGGACGGCTGGATCCGCTACGACAAGATCCCTGACGACCGCTGGACCAACTCCGGCTCGCCGAACGCCACCGACCACCTCGGCGTCGACCTCGGCGCGCCACGGAAGATCAACGAGGTGAAGTTCTACACCTACGACGACGGCGTCAACATCCGCGTCCCGGCGAGCTACACCGTGCAGTACCTCAACAACGGCTCGTGGGTGAACGTCCCGAGCCAGACGAAGAGCCCCGCGACACCCGTCGCGAACAACGCCAACGAGGTGACCTTCCCGACGATCACGACTTCGCAGTTCCGGGTCGTGTTCACACCTCAGGCGGGCAAGTTCGTCGGGGTCACGGAGCTGGAGTCCTGGTACCCGGAGACGCCGCAAGTGAAGATCAGCAACAGGAACAGCGGTCTTGAGCTGGGGATCGCCGGCTCCTCGATCGCCCCCGGAGGCGCCGTACAGCAGCAGACCGCCGACAACACCGCCAACCACTGGTGGAAGATCGTCCCCGCCGAGAACGGCTACTACAAGATCTTCAACACCAACAGCGGTCGGGTGCTCGGCATCAATGGCGGCTCCACGACCGCCGGTGCGACGGCATTGCAGTGGGGCGACACGCTCACGGCCGACCATCTGTGGTCGGTGGTGGACGCCGGTGGTGGCTACGCCAAACTCGTCAACAAGAAGAGCGGCTTGGTGCTGGGCATCGACGGGATGTCCAAGACCTCCGGGGCACAGGCTCTGCAGTGGGACGACAACGGCACGGCGGACCATCTGTGGAGGATCGTCGCGGAGGACGGTTCCACACCGTTCACTTCGTGA